Within the Candidatus Methylomirabilis tolerans genome, the region CATCTTTGGCGGTTTCTCACCGGAGGCGGTCCGCGACCGAATCCTCGATGCCGACTCGACCCTCGTGATCACGGCCGACGGCGGCTATCGCCGCGGCGCAGTGGTGCCGCTCAAGAAGAATACCGACGAGGCGCTCAAGGCGTGTCCAGGCGTTAAGACGGTGATCGTGGTGAGGCGGATCGGGCAGGCCGTAGAGATGGAACCTGGCCGGGATGTCTGGTGGACCGATTTCATCAAGGACGCGCCGGCCAAGTGCGCCCCCGAGATCATGGATGCCGAGGACATGCTTTTTCTCCTCTATACCTCCGGTTCGACCGGGAAACCGAAAGGGATCATCCACACCACAGGCGGCTACCTGACAGGAGTAGTCGCCACGCATAAATGGGTCTTCGATATCCAGGACGACGATGTCTACTGGTGTACCGCCGACGTGGGCTGGGTCACGGGCCATTCATACGTCGTCTACGGGCCGCTGGCCAACGGGGCCACCACCGTCATGTACGAGGGAAGCCCGGACTACCCCGACAAGGATCGCTTCTGGCGTCTTATCGAGAAGCACGGGATCACGATCTGCTATACGGCGCCGACGGCTATCCGTACCTTTATGAAGTGGGGCGAAGAATACCCGACGCGCTGCGACCTCTCGAGCCTTCGTCTGCTCGGCAGCGTCGGCGAGCCGATCAACCCCGAGGCGTGGGTCTGGTACTGGAAGGTAATTGGCGGCGGCCGCTGCCCGGTGGTGGATACATGGTGGCAGACCGAGACTGGCCACATCCTGATCACGCCACTCCCGGGAATTACGACGCTCAAGCCCGGCTCGGCCGCCAGACCCTTCCCGGGGATCGACGCTGATGTCGTCGATGAGAACGGCAGGCCCGCCACGACCGGATACCTCGTGCTTCGTCAGCCCTGGCCCGGCATGCTTCGCGGAATCTGGGGCGATCCTGATCGCTATGTCAAGGAATACTGGTCGAAGCATCAGGGGATCTACTTCACCGGTGACGGGGCCAGCCGAGACAAGGATGGCGATCTCTGGCTGCTGGGTCGCGTCGATGACGTGATGAACGTCTCCGGACATCGTGTCTCGACGGTGGAGGTTGAGTCCGCCCTTGTGGATCACGCTGCTGTGGCTGAGGCGGCTGTCATCGGCCGCACCCACGAAATCAAGGGGCAGGCCGTCGCCGCCTTCGTAACCATCCGGGACGGGACCAAGCCCACTCCAGAGCTTCAGGCAGAAATCAAAGCGCACGTCGTCAAGAAGATCGGCGCCTTCGCCAGGCCGGACGACCTGATCTTCACGGCCGAGCTGCCCAAAACCCGGAGCGGCAAGATCATGCGCCGCCTGCTTCGTGACATTGCCGAAGGCCGGGCGTTGGGCGATACCACCACGCTGGCCGATGCCAATGTAGTGGCCGAACTCAAGGCCAAGTACGGCGAGCAGTAGCGGCCACTGCCGTTCAAGAGGGGACACGCGTCAGGAAAGGTCGGAGAGACCCTCGCGGAATACTATGATTGTCAAGGTGTACTCGATCTTGATCCGCCAGTGGCTGGCAGAGGGCATTCGCAAAGAATTCCGCCTCGCCGCAAGATAGTCAGGCGCAAGAGAGCGTGATCTGCCAATCCTTATTTCTCCTTCGACACGCTCACGACGAACGGGTTGTCAGGGGGTACGTGAAATACTACACCAGGACATGATCGATCGAGCAGCCGTATCCTTCAGCTTGTTGCGCCTGATCCCTGTGGTAATTGCCATGAGTCTTGCGCTAGCCGCCTGTGGGCCGACCCTCAAACAGGTGACCTTGCCAGAGGAGGCAGTTAAGGCGGAGCGGGAGCGGCAGCTCGAGCTGGCCCTTGCCATGATGACAAAACGCCATGATCGGCTCCAGACCGTCGCCTTGCCGCTCCTGATTGCCGCCACGCCGTTATGTGAAGATAATGCCGGGCCGCTGTACGGGATCGAGCTGCATGATAAGGTATTCTATCGCGAGAAACTGGGGGAGGCGTTCGAGCAGGCTGCGGTGAAACAGTACGGCCTTGGAGACGGGGTGTACGTCCGGTACGTACATCCGACGCTTCCGGGCGGTCTTTCCGTTGGAGATCGGGTGCACGCGATCGACGACGTCCCGCTCGATCACAAGCAGGCCATTGAGGCGATGAGGATCTTGCACGATCGGAATCGGGCAGGCGACCCTCCGTTATCTCTGACCATCGAACGGAAGGGGCAGAGGATGACGCTTACGATTCCAACGGTACGCGCCTGCCACTATCCGGTCATCCTGGTCAACGAGGATGCCGTCAATGCTTATGCAGATGGCAGCAAGGTCGGGATCACAAAAGGGATGATTCGCTTTGCGGAGCGCGATGAGGAGCTGGCGCTCGTGGTTGGGCATGAGATCGCGCATAATACGCTGGGCCATCTCCGGAAGAGGATGGGTCCGGCGCTGCTGGGGACGATTGCCGATCTCGCCATTGCGATCGTCACCGGCGTGCGAACCGGCGTCTTTCAGGAGGTGGGCGGCAGGGTCTTCTCGCAGGCTTTTGAGGCGGAGGCCGACTATGCGGGGCTCTACCTTGTTGCAAGAGCCGGCTACGATATCACCGGATCAGCCCAGTTCTGGCGTCGTATGGCCATCGAACACCCCGGTTCCATTCAAGGAGAATTCCTGGCCACCCATCCGAGCGCGCCTGAAAGGTTCCTGGCGATCGAGCGGACGAGCCGTGAGATCGAGGAGAAGCGGCGACAGGGTCTGCCGCTGATCCCTGAACGGAGGCCGTAGCGGGACGAATCGTCTCTCGCTCTTATTGTGCCTGTGGTTGCTATGCGCCGCCCGCGCGGAATCGGCGCAGGCGCGTCCTTTTGCCGTGCCCGCAGATCCCAATACGGCTATTCCGCAGGAATAGCCCGCCGCCCCCGTCATCAGCCAGGATCGGCGGAA harbors:
- the acs gene encoding acetate--CoA ligase, whose amino-acid sequence is MTKSQGNAPISAPLKGRRKFRPPTAFAKRAIVNKPAVYKEASKDPVRFWERQAKTLHWFKSWRRVLQWKAPHAKWFAGGKLNVAYNCLDRHVNGPLRTKAALIWEGESGDTRTLTYWDLYREVNRFAAALKRHGVKKGDRITIYMPMIPEVAIAMLACARIGAPHSVIFGGFSPEAVRDRILDADSTLVITADGGYRRGAVVPLKKNTDEALKACPGVKTVIVVRRIGQAVEMEPGRDVWWTDFIKDAPAKCAPEIMDAEDMLFLLYTSGSTGKPKGIIHTTGGYLTGVVATHKWVFDIQDDDVYWCTADVGWVTGHSYVVYGPLANGATTVMYEGSPDYPDKDRFWRLIEKHGITICYTAPTAIRTFMKWGEEYPTRCDLSSLRLLGSVGEPINPEAWVWYWKVIGGGRCPVVDTWWQTETGHILITPLPGITTLKPGSAARPFPGIDADVVDENGRPATTGYLVLRQPWPGMLRGIWGDPDRYVKEYWSKHQGIYFTGDGASRDKDGDLWLLGRVDDVMNVSGHRVSTVEVESALVDHAAVAEAAVIGRTHEIKGQAVAAFVTIRDGTKPTPELQAEIKAHVVKKIGAFARPDDLIFTAELPKTRSGKIMRRLLRDIAEGRALGDTTTLADANVVAELKAKYGEQ
- a CDS encoding M48 family metalloprotease, encoding MIDRAAVSFSLLRLIPVVIAMSLALAACGPTLKQVTLPEEAVKAERERQLELALAMMTKRHDRLQTVALPLLIAATPLCEDNAGPLYGIELHDKVFYREKLGEAFEQAAVKQYGLGDGVYVRYVHPTLPGGLSVGDRVHAIDDVPLDHKQAIEAMRILHDRNRAGDPPLSLTIERKGQRMTLTIPTVRACHYPVILVNEDAVNAYADGSKVGITKGMIRFAERDEELALVVGHEIAHNTLGHLRKRMGPALLGTIADLAIAIVTGVRTGVFQEVGGRVFSQAFEAEADYAGLYLVARAGYDITGSAQFWRRMAIEHPGSIQGEFLATHPSAPERFLAIERTSREIEEKRRQGLPLIPERRP